The genomic segment CGAATGCAGTTTGCGTAAATGTATCCGGCCTCTCGCGAGTGGACTGCGGTTGCAGTCAGGCCCTGATGAGATCCGCACATCCTGTTTCCAAATAGCTTCTTCGGGCACGAAGCCCTCTTTCAGCCAGGACTTACAGAATGCCGATCAACTGTCTCGTCATCACCTTCGAACCTCGCAATCTGTCTGGCCTTCAGGAGCCAGAATGGCGATGGGCTATGCAGCTGGCTGGCGCATGTAAGTGGCGCCGGGCTTCGTGAGTATCACCCAAACGATACGCGCCAGCTTAGCAGCCAAAGCCACGGTCACCTTGTTCACGTGCATTCTGAGTCGCAATTCATCGATCCAATGGCCAAGCCGATCCTTGTCTCGGTTGAGGTGCATCAAACAGGAGCGGGCACCATGGATGAGCAATCGTCGAATATAATTGTTGCCCCGCTTGCTGATGCCGAGGAGCGTTTGCTTTCCGCCGGTCGAGTACTGACGAGGGACCAGGCCTAACCAGGCTGCAACGTCTCGCGCCTTGGCAAACCGTGAGGGATTGCCGACGGCTGACAGAATAGCTGTAGCTCCAAGTGGGCCGATGCCTGGAATTGTCATGAGGCGCCTCGCGCGCTCGTCGCTGTCTGCAATCTTCTCAATGTCGTCCGATACTTGCCGGATACGTGCCTCCAGCCTGCGGAGATCGTCATGTAGATCGCGAAGAACAGAACGGGCCATTGGCGTCAGATCATTGTCCAGATCTTCAATAACTCGGCAAATATCGAGTTTGAATACGCCAGCCCCTTGTCGCATCGCGACACCATGCTCAA from the Rhizobium rhizoryzae genome contains:
- a CDS encoding IS110 family RNA-guided transposase is translated as MDRNQPRDCTVFGVDIGKNVFHVVGLDGSGAIVQRVKFRRETLLQFFERAARTLVGMEACPGSQWLARKLQTMGHEVRIIPAQFVKPYVKSNKNDTIDAAAIAEAATRPTMRFVGIKQPDQVDLQMMHRVRSRLVSARTNLICQMRAYCLEHGVAMRQGAGVFKLDICRVIEDLDNDLTPMARSVLRDLHDDLRRLEARIRQVSDDIEKIADSDERARRLMTIPGIGPLGATAILSAVGNPSRFAKARDVAAWLGLVPRQYSTGGKQTLLGISKRGNNYIRRLLIHGARSCLMHLNRDKDRLGHWIDELRLRMHVNKVTVALAAKLARIVWVILTKPGATYMRQPAA